One segment of Oceanispirochaeta sp. DNA contains the following:
- a CDS encoding amino acid ABC transporter permease has translation MASIIDNNHNKIEVTDGALIPGKGNKGLFSSWQITFFGAILIIILLPVLKPDPYWRILKFLPDGILVTFQVTIMSIICATFIGLLTGLGQISRNVVFNRIATIYVELIRGIPLLVQLFYIYFALGKFLNIQGMVAAVIAMAVCYGAYMGEIFRAGILSIPKGQMEAAIALGMSRGQAIRLIILPQTMRIILPAIGNEFIALLKDSSLVSVLAISDLLRRGREFASTTFLYFESYTMVALVYLVFTLFLSRLVAIMEERMALRGK, from the coding sequence ATGGCTTCGATAATTGATAACAACCATAACAAAATTGAAGTAACTGATGGAGCCCTTATACCCGGTAAAGGGAATAAGGGGCTCTTTTCTTCCTGGCAGATTACTTTTTTCGGGGCGATTCTGATCATCATTCTCCTCCCTGTTTTGAAGCCGGATCCTTACTGGAGGATATTGAAATTCCTTCCAGACGGGATTCTGGTTACTTTTCAGGTAACAATCATGTCCATCATCTGTGCCACCTTCATCGGACTGCTCACGGGACTTGGCCAAATTTCCAGGAATGTAGTTTTTAACAGAATTGCTACAATTTATGTCGAATTAATCAGGGGCATCCCCCTCCTGGTTCAGTTGTTCTATATCTATTTTGCTTTGGGTAAATTTCTGAATATTCAGGGTATGGTTGCGGCCGTCATAGCCATGGCAGTCTGTTACGGTGCCTATATGGGAGAGATTTTCAGGGCGGGAATTCTATCTATCCCCAAGGGACAGATGGAAGCAGCCATAGCACTGGGAATGTCCAGGGGCCAGGCGATCAGGCTGATCATCCTGCCTCAGACCATGAGAATAATACTTCCTGCCATTGGAAACGAGTTCATTGCTCTTCTGAAAGACTCGTCCCTGGTTTCGGTGCTGGCAATATCCGATCTGCTGCGCAGAGGACGTGAGTTTGCGTCAACGACTTTCCTTTATTTTGAAAGTTATACGATGGTGGCTCTGGTCTATCTGGTGTTCACACTCTTTTTATCCAGACTTGTGGCTATAATGGAAGAAAGGATGGCTCTCCGTGGAAAATAG